From Chryseobacterium shandongense, the proteins below share one genomic window:
- a CDS encoding heavy metal translocating P-type ATPase — protein MGVIPLPVLLAATAFGLYSLLKTAIVELIKERKVGTELFISIAVIVSVVGKEYLAGSVVLMIILIAEYIASASGERARASIKELIGSVPQTAVIKKDGKEQTIQITSLAMGDIVVVKAGEKIPVDGKVIAGSGSVNQAPITGESVPVEKVNDSEVFAGTILELGALDVQMTKAGNDTVFSRIIALVEEAESSKAPIEKLTDRVASWLIPFVFIFVIGVYLVTKDVKLVIALLIFTSPAELGLATPLVTISAIARAAREGILVKGGKYLEELAKIKTIVFDKTGTLTVGKPTLNKVDISDSNYTEKDLLYFAATAENRSSHPLANAIIVRAEELDVELSEPTGFEVFKGKGLGASIDSRKVLIGNKTLMDDHKISVTINSENLTDTAIYMAIDNKAAGVFYVSDTIRPGAKEMIDELKKSGVQNVIMLTGDNPQTAQHVSSQLGITSFKADMLPEDKIKAIQELQSTGEKVAMVGDGINDAPALVQANVGISMGIVGTQAAMEAADIVLVEDKLEKIARSKAISKRAFKTIKENIIGGVGVVHVLGITLVLLGVLGPVEAAVIHLLPDTLVFLNSVKLLRVKI, from the coding sequence ATGGGGGTCATTCCGTTACCTGTATTACTGGCAGCTACGGCTTTCGGTCTGTATTCTTTGCTAAAGACGGCTATTGTCGAGCTTATCAAAGAACGTAAAGTCGGCACGGAGCTTTTTATCTCCATAGCCGTAATTGTATCGGTTGTGGGCAAAGAATACCTTGCCGGTTCCGTGGTACTGATGATTATCCTGATAGCGGAATATATCGCCAGTGCAAGCGGAGAACGGGCAAGGGCATCTATCAAAGAATTGATAGGCTCTGTACCGCAAACAGCCGTCATTAAAAAAGACGGAAAAGAGCAAACAATCCAAATCACCTCGCTGGCTATGGGCGATATTGTCGTAGTAAAAGCAGGAGAAAAAATACCCGTTGACGGTAAAGTCATTGCCGGTTCCGGTTCCGTCAATCAGGCTCCTATTACCGGAGAAAGCGTACCGGTCGAAAAAGTCAACGACAGCGAAGTCTTTGCCGGAACTATATTGGAGTTGGGAGCATTGGACGTTCAAATGACCAAAGCAGGTAATGATACGGTGTTTTCAAGGATTATCGCTTTGGTAGAAGAAGCCGAAAGCAGTAAAGCTCCCATTGAAAAACTCACTGACAGGGTAGCCTCGTGGCTGATACCATTCGTGTTCATTTTTGTGATAGGTGTCTATTTAGTAACAAAAGATGTAAAGCTGGTCATCGCCCTGTTGATTTTTACCTCGCCTGCCGAATTAGGCTTAGCCACCCCTTTAGTAACTATATCTGCCATTGCAAGGGCAGCTCGTGAAGGTATCTTGGTAAAAGGAGGTAAATATTTAGAGGAACTCGCAAAGATAAAAACCATTGTTTTCGATAAGACCGGAACACTTACGGTAGGTAAACCTACACTCAATAAAGTAGATATATCGGATAGCAACTATACAGAAAAGGACTTACTGTATTTTGCGGCTACTGCCGAAAACCGTTCCAGCCACCCATTGGCAAATGCGATTATTGTCCGTGCAGAAGAATTAGATGTGGAGCTTTCAGAGCCGACCGGCTTTGAGGTATTTAAAGGAAAGGGGCTTGGAGCTTCAATAGACAGCAGAAAAGTGTTGATAGGAAACAAAACATTGATGGACGACCATAAAATCAGTGTTACAATAAATAGCGAAAACCTTACAGATACAGCTATTTATATGGCAATTGATAATAAGGCTGCCGGTGTATTCTATGTGTCCGACACCATACGTCCGGGAGCAAAAGAAATGATTGATGAACTGAAAAAAAGCGGTGTTCAAAATGTTATAATGCTTACGGGCGACAATCCGCAAACAGCACAACACGTGTCAAGTCAGTTAGGCATTACCTCGTTCAAAGCGGATATGCTGCCGGAGGACAAAATTAAAGCTATACAGGAACTCCAATCCACAGGAGAAAAAGTAGCAATGGTAGGCGATGGCATCAACGATGCTCCGGCTCTTGTGCAGGCAAATGTAGGTATCTCTATGGGTATTGTAGGCACACAGGCAGCTATGGAAGCCGCTGATATTGTTTTGGTGGAAGACAAACTCGAAAAAATTGCCCGTTCCAAAGCTATCAGCAAAAGAGCATTCAAAACTATCAAAGAGAATATAATCGGGGGTGTTGGTGTGGTACACGTATTGGGTATTACACTGGTATTGTTGGGGGTTTTAGGACCCGTAGAAGCAGCAGTCATTCACCTGTTGCCCGATACGCTGGTATTTCTTAATTCAGTCAAACTACTTAGAGTAAAAATTTAA
- a CDS encoding efflux RND transporter periplasmic adaptor subunit — protein sequence MNRSSFKKYIPLLLSAVLVVSSCKDKKENAAEQAPAETESKTDTAPSVRQITFTADQYKLSEIQTGSIELRNLSNIIKLTGAIEAEPNSIATVSAPLGGYIKTAGLLPGQAVKKGQQLATIENPEFITIQQEYLESIGRLEYLSQEYKRQQELRNEDVNAAKTFQQVSSDYNVMKARIAGLEQQMALIGISSNALKNNKQISRTAGIYAPISGYIKVSNTNIGKYAAPTDVLFEITGVDALHLALNAFEKDLGKIQVGQTVKFSLSNENDYRHTGKVYLVGQAANDKKMIPVLCRFTKDAKLLPGMYVKAWVETGTEQKNAVPNDAIVQLNGLDYIIVQTAGNNDSYTFQLLQIAKGVEQEGYTAVELPQSANQQSLKVVTKNAYTILSAIRNAEEEE from the coding sequence ATGAATAGGTCATCATTTAAAAAATATATACCATTATTACTGTCAGCAGTATTGGTGGTTTCGTCCTGTAAGGATAAAAAAGAGAATGCTGCCGAACAGGCTCCGGCAGAAACAGAGAGCAAGACCGATACAGCACCTTCGGTAAGACAAATTACGTTTACCGCTGACCAGTACAAGCTGTCGGAGATACAAACAGGCTCCATAGAATTAAGAAACCTTAGCAATATAATCAAGCTGACAGGAGCTATTGAAGCTGAACCAAACAGCATAGCCACCGTATCAGCACCATTGGGCGGTTATATCAAAACAGCAGGGTTATTGCCGGGGCAAGCTGTAAAAAAGGGGCAGCAATTAGCCACTATTGAAAATCCGGAGTTCATCACCATTCAACAGGAGTATTTGGAAAGCATCGGCAGGCTGGAATATTTGTCACAGGAATACAAAAGACAGCAGGAATTGAGAAATGAAGATGTCAATGCAGCCAAAACCTTCCAACAGGTAAGCTCTGATTATAATGTGATGAAAGCCCGTATTGCAGGTTTGGAACAGCAGATGGCACTTATCGGCATCAGCAGTAACGCCTTGAAAAACAACAAGCAAATTTCCAGAACTGCGGGTATTTATGCTCCCATTTCAGGGTATATCAAAGTCAGTAATACCAATATCGGGAAATACGCCGCACCAACCGATGTCCTGTTTGAGATAACGGGTGTAGATGCACTGCATCTTGCTTTAAATGCTTTTGAAAAGGACTTGGGCAAAATTCAGGTTGGGCAGACCGTTAAGTTTTCACTTTCCAATGAAAATGATTACCGCCATACCGGAAAAGTGTACTTGGTCGGTCAGGCTGCAAATGACAAAAAAATGATACCGGTGCTTTGCCGCTTTACCAAAGATGCAAAACTCTTACCGGGAATGTATGTAAAAGCGTGGGTAGAAACAGGAACGGAACAAAAGAATGCCGTACCTAACGATGCCATTGTTCAGTTGAATGGTTTGGATTACATCATCGTCCAAACAGCAGGGAATAATGACAGCTATACATTCCAGTTGTTGCAAATTGCCAAAGGTGTGGAGCAGGAAGGTTATACAGCAGTTGAATTACCTCAAAGTGCCAATCAGCAATCGTTAAAAGTAGTCACGAAAAACGCTTATACTATCCTTTCAGCTATTAGAAATGCGGAAGAGGAAGAATAA